The following proteins are encoded in a genomic region of Arachis stenosperma cultivar V10309 chromosome 4, arast.V10309.gnm1.PFL2, whole genome shotgun sequence:
- the LOC130973978 gene encoding reticulon-like protein B3 has product MAEESNNTLPNPAVAAAAAGGGGDSLTEEISEKLHSHHSSSSSSSDSDSEKRASSPVKDARVFRLFGREKPLHSVFGAGKPADVVLWRNKKISAGLLGGATAVWVLFELLECHLLTLVCHISILVLAILFLWSNVHTFIHKAPPRIPQVHLPEEPFLQVVSALRIEINRGLTSLRDIASGRDLKKFLVVIAGLWILSIVGSWGNFLTLFYITFVLLHTVPVLYEKYEDKIDPFAEKATIKIKKQYSVFDAKVLSKIPRGPFKGKKLD; this is encoded by the exons ATGGCGGAGGAATCCAACAACACACTCCCCAATCCTGCTGTTGCCGCCGCCGCCGCCGGCGGAGGAGGAGATTCGCTGACGGAAGAGATATCCGAGAAGCTTCACTCTCaccattcctcttcttcttcttcttcggaTTCCGATTCCGAAAAACGTGCTTCTTCACCCGTCAAGGACGCCCGTGTTTTCCGCCTTTTCGGAAGAGAGAAGCCTCTTCATTCCGTTTTCGGCGCTGGAAAAC CTGCTGATGTGGTGTTGTGGAGGAACAAGAAGATATCTGCCGGTTTACTCGGCGGAGCCACTGCCGTTTGGGTCCTTTTCGAGTTGCTCGAGTGCCACCTCCTTACTCTAGTGTGTCACATATCAATACTAGTGCTAGCAATTCTGTTCTTGTGGTCCAATGTCCACACTTTTATCCACAA AGCTCCGCCTCGCATCCCTCAAGTTCATCTTCCTGAGGAGCCGTTTCTGCAAGTTGTGTCTGCATTGCGAATCGAAATCAACCGGGGACTTACCAGTCTGCGAGATATTGCTTCTGGAAGAGATTTGAAGAAATTTCTCGTT GTTATTGCTGGCTTATGGATTCTATCAATCGTGGGGAGCTGGGGCAATTTCCTCACATTATTCTACATAA CCTTTGTTTTGTTGCACACGGTTCCGGTCTTGTATGAGAAGTACGAGGATAAGATAGACCCATTTGCTGAGAAGGCAACCATTAAGATTAAAAAGCAGTACTCTGTGTTTGATGCCAAGGTCTTGAGTAAGATCCCTAGGGGTCCTTTTAAGGGTAAGAAATTAGATTAG
- the LOC130976769 gene encoding RING-H2 finger protein ATL67-like — protein MSMSSTSSFLNHLGLGYSIAIALAFLVLLSTLILSSYLCCNRNRRNNINNPTTTHRDGVVLPRIIFVAEGDDDEDGDEERGAVGLEQNVINSYPRFQFSRDSSNIGQNTTCSICLCEYKDSEMLRMMPECRHYFHVCCLDSWLRLNGSCPVCRNSPLPTPVPTPLSTPLQEVVPLSQYAADRRRR, from the coding sequence ATGTCCATGTCTTCAACCTCATCATTCCTCAACCACCTTGGCCTTGGCTACTCCATAGCCATCGCCCTTGCTTTCCTCGTTCTCCTCTCCACCCTCATCTTATCTTCTTACCTCTGCTGTAACCGCAACCGTCGCAATAATATTaacaaccccaccaccacccaCCGTGACGGCGTCGTTCTCCCACGAATAATCTTCGTCGCAGAAGGCGATGATGACGAAGACGGAGACGAAGAGCGCGGCGCGGTGGGGTTGGAACAGAACGTGATAAACTCGTATCCGAGGTTTCAGTTCAGCAGGGACAGCAGTAACATCGGACAGAACACTACGTGTTCCATATGTCTGTGTGAGTACAAGGATTCGGAGATGCTGAGGATGATGCCGGAGTGCAGGCACTATTTCCACGTGTGCTGCCTTGACTCTTGGCTTAGGCTTAATGGCTCCTGCCCCGTTTGCCGGAACTCGCCGCTTCCGACGCCGGTTCCCACGCCGCTGTCGACGCCGCTGCAGGAGGTGGTGCCGCTGTCTCAGTATGCTGCTGATAGGAGGAGGAGGTGA